Proteins from one Gammaproteobacteria bacterium genomic window:
- the zwf gene encoding glucose-6-phosphate dehydrogenase — protein MKKVPPGVGPRFPQVVVLVGATGDLARRKLLPGLFHLSKAGFIPGCHIIGLSLDDLDADGFRQVVRGALEEFSTRKLTKDDWNTFAKTLDYVPLSAGASVLKAAVDKAEKTFSGECRRVHYLSVPPSAALSVVRMLGEAGLVERSRIIMEKPFGTDRASAVSLNSKLHEVFSEDQIFRIDHFLGKEPAQNILAFRFANGLFEPIWNRNFIDHVQIDVPETLGLGQRSGFYEQTGAYRDMVVTHLFQILAFMAMEPPTALEPAPISEEKNKVFRSMLPLDPNNVVRAQYAGYRAEKGVDPVSDTETFVALKCLIDNWRWAGVPFYLRTGKRMAEGQRIISIAFREPPKSMFPAGSGIGSQGPDHLTFDLADASKVSLSFYGKRPGPGMRLDKLSLQFAMHDTGLIGDVLEAYERLILDAMRGDHTLFTTAEGIERLWEVSAPLLETPPPVRFYEPGSWGPKAIHQLIAPHAWRLPFERAWRAPNPTGS, from the coding sequence GTGAAAAAAGTTCCTCCGGGAGTCGGGCCACGATTCCCGCAAGTGGTCGTGCTGGTGGGCGCCACCGGCGACCTTGCCCGGCGCAAACTGCTGCCCGGTCTGTTTCATCTGTCGAAGGCCGGCTTCATTCCCGGCTGCCACATCATCGGTCTGTCGCTGGACGATCTCGATGCCGACGGCTTCCGCCAGGTCGTGCGCGGCGCGCTGGAGGAATTTTCGACCCGAAAATTGACCAAGGATGACTGGAATACCTTCGCCAAGACCCTCGACTACGTGCCGCTGTCGGCCGGAGCCAGCGTGCTCAAGGCGGCGGTCGACAAGGCGGAGAAGACCTTCTCAGGTGAATGTCGACGCGTGCACTATCTGAGCGTACCGCCCAGCGCAGCGCTGTCCGTAGTGCGCATGCTGGGCGAGGCCGGACTGGTCGAGCGCTCCCGCATCATCATGGAAAAGCCGTTCGGCACCGATCGCGCCAGCGCCGTGTCGCTCAACAGCAAGCTGCACGAGGTCTTCAGCGAAGATCAGATCTTCCGAATCGACCACTTCCTGGGCAAGGAGCCGGCGCAGAACATCCTCGCCTTCCGCTTCGCCAATGGCCTGTTCGAACCGATCTGGAATCGCAACTTCATCGATCACGTGCAGATCGACGTACCGGAGACCCTGGGCCTGGGCCAACGATCCGGTTTCTACGAACAAACCGGCGCCTATCGCGACATGGTGGTGACCCACCTGTTCCAGATACTCGCGTTCATGGCAATGGAACCGCCAACGGCACTCGAACCCGCACCCATCAGCGAAGAAAAGAACAAGGTCTTCCGCAGCATGCTGCCCTTGGACCCGAACAACGTGGTGCGCGCCCAATATGCCGGCTATCGCGCCGAAAAAGGCGTGGACCCGGTGTCGGACACCGAAACCTTCGTCGCACTGAAATGCCTGATCGACAACTGGCGCTGGGCCGGCGTGCCGTTCTACCTGCGCACCGGAAAGCGTATGGCCGAAGGCCAGCGCATCATCTCCATCGCCTTTCGCGAACCGCCCAAGAGCATGTTTCCGGCAGGCTCCGGAATCGGCTCGCAAGGCCCGGATCACCTCACCTTCGATCTGGCGGATGCCTCGAAGGTTTCGCTGTCGTTCTACGGCAAGCGCCCCGGTCCCGGCATGCGTCTGGACAAGCTCAGCCTGCAGTTCGCGATGCACGACACCGGCCTGATCGGCGATGTGCTGGAAGCCTACGAACGCCTGATCCTGGACGCGATGCGCGGCGACCACACCCTGTTCACCACGGCCGAAGGCATCGAACGCCTGTGGGAAGTCTCCGCGCCGCTGCTCGAAACGCCGCCCCCCGTACGCTTCTACGAGCCCGGCTCCTGGGGCCCGAAGGCGATCCACCAGCTCATCGCTCCGCACGCCTGGCGACTTCCCTTCGAGCGCGCCTGGCGTGCGCCGAATCCGACCGGGAGCTGA
- a CDS encoding VTT domain-containing protein, translating into MNRASPMLKRAIALLLIGSGIAISAAIRPEGIEWSADNLRDWVSQWPLAPLAFTAIVVLRPFLLVPSALMMAAGGALFGTVAGAFYGVIGGALSALFTFWIVRSLGRDVVEPRLGARLQSVDAYLKGRGTTWIAAYTAFPATPLTIGQIACGLSSMPASRFALASIAGLIPRTALLAWFGAALVEANWLRASMALLLIALAILIGWRVLRKPARPTPEERAAP; encoded by the coding sequence GTGAATCGCGCTTCGCCGATGCTCAAGCGCGCGATCGCCCTGCTGCTGATCGGCTCGGGCATCGCGATCTCGGCGGCGATCCGGCCGGAGGGCATCGAATGGTCGGCCGACAATCTGCGCGACTGGGTCTCGCAATGGCCGCTGGCGCCGCTGGCCTTCACCGCCATCGTCGTACTGCGACCGTTTCTGCTGGTCCCCTCCGCCCTGATGATGGCGGCCGGCGGCGCGCTGTTCGGCACCGTGGCCGGCGCCTTTTATGGCGTGATCGGCGGCGCCTTGAGTGCGCTGTTCACATTCTGGATCGTCCGCAGCCTGGGGCGAGACGTGGTGGAACCCCGCCTTGGCGCTCGCCTGCAATCGGTCGACGCCTACCTCAAAGGCCGCGGCACCACCTGGATCGCTGCATACACCGCGTTTCCGGCGACTCCGCTGACGATCGGGCAGATCGCTTGCGGGCTTTCTTCAATGCCGGCGTCCCGCTTTGCCCTCGCCAGCATCGCCGGGCTGATTCCACGAACCGCCTTGCTCGCGTGGTTCGGTGCCGCCCTGGTCGAAGCCAACTGGCTACGCGCCTCGATGGCCTTGCTGCTGATCGCGCTGGCGATCCTGATCGGATGGCGCGTGTTGCGAAAGCCGGCACGGCCGACGCCGGAAGAACGCGCCGCGCCGTAA
- a CDS encoding type II toxin-antitoxin system PemK/MazF family toxin gives MHRGEVWVANLNPRRGAETGKVRPVLVVQADWLTAAGAETVLMIPLGTKVRPSLEPLRVRISARDRLLHDCVALPEKTRALDRARFGQGPLATLTEQEMATVERSLAAVLGMET, from the coding sequence ATGCACCGAGGCGAGGTCTGGGTCGCGAATCTCAATCCACGACGCGGCGCGGAAACGGGCAAGGTCAGACCGGTGCTGGTCGTTCAGGCCGACTGGCTCACCGCGGCGGGCGCCGAAACCGTCCTGATGATCCCACTCGGCACCAAGGTGCGGCCGTCGCTGGAACCCTTGCGCGTACGTATTTCCGCGAGAGACCGGCTGCTTCACGATTGCGTCGCCTTGCCGGAGAAAACCCGGGCACTCGATCGCGCGAGGTTCGGCCAGGGCCCGCTGGCGACGCTGACGGAGCAGGAAATGGCGACCGTCGAGCGGAGTCTGGCGGCGGTGTTGGGGATGGAGACTTGA
- a CDS encoding CopG family transcriptional regulator produces MPQKLIEKLDEESRLIECPRSEVARRALAEWLDAQEKKRFMEAMARAAKAIYSDPETAAELRQIGEALDSVDTTAERIEAEERAAGIDPDRPWWN; encoded by the coding sequence TTGCCCCAAAAACTGATTGAAAAGCTCGATGAAGAATCCCGTCTCATCGAGTGCCCTCGTTCCGAGGTGGCGCGCCGCGCTCTGGCCGAGTGGCTCGATGCGCAAGAAAAGAAGCGGTTCATGGAGGCAATGGCGCGGGCGGCCAAGGCGATCTACTCGGACCCCGAAACGGCGGCGGAACTCAGGCAGATCGGTGAAGCTCTCGATTCCGTCGATACCACGGCCGAGCGGATAGAGGCCGAAGAGCGAGCGGCTGGCATCGATCCGGACAGGCCGTGGTGGAATTGA
- a CDS encoding ATP-binding cassette domain-containing protein, translating into MISATQMTLRRGPRALLEETTFSIHGGWRVGVIGRNGTGKSTLFAAVLGQLAPDTGTISSMSNWDVATAAQETPALPDLAIEFALDGDVELRELEASLAKAEVEEDIETICDVHERLAVIGGYAAPARAASLLHGLGFSQEAQQQPVSAFSGGWRMRLNLARALMRRSDALLLDEPTNHLDLDAVIWLQGWLKLYPGTLLVISHDREFLDDVTTHTLHLENKKANLYTGNYSQFERQRAERLSLQSQAFAKQQKQVAHLQKFINRFRASASKATQAQSRIKALERMELVAAVHADSEFSFEFPEPDRLPSPLVRFDKVSAGYGEKVILSGLDILVAPGERIGLLGRNGAGKSTLVQTIAGAIAPLAGEEVRATHLRVGYFAQHTTESLDMEASPMVLFRRIAPKVTEQEVRTFLGGFNFKGDRVYEAVGPFSGGEKARLALAMVVYQSPNLLLLDEPTNHLDLDMRHALETALMSFAGAVMLVSHDRHLITSTCDTLWLVDSGKCTGFDGDLDDYAKWLNSHDLNKKSKKGKG; encoded by the coding sequence ATGATCTCCGCTACACAAATGACCCTGCGCCGCGGTCCGCGCGCGCTGCTCGAAGAAACGACCTTTTCCATACACGGCGGATGGCGCGTTGGCGTGATTGGCCGCAATGGCACCGGAAAGTCCACATTGTTCGCTGCCGTACTGGGCCAGTTGGCGCCGGACACCGGCACGATCTCCTCGATGAGCAACTGGGACGTGGCCACCGCCGCTCAGGAAACGCCGGCGCTGCCGGACCTTGCCATCGAGTTCGCGCTGGATGGCGATGTCGAGCTGCGCGAACTTGAAGCCAGTCTCGCCAAGGCCGAAGTCGAAGAAGACATCGAAACCATTTGCGATGTGCATGAGCGCCTTGCCGTGATCGGCGGCTACGCCGCGCCGGCACGGGCTGCCTCGCTGCTGCACGGTCTGGGCTTCTCACAGGAAGCGCAGCAACAGCCCGTGTCCGCGTTCTCCGGCGGCTGGCGCATGCGCCTGAACCTGGCGCGCGCGCTGATGCGTCGTTCCGACGCGCTGCTGCTGGACGAGCCCACCAACCATCTTGATCTGGACGCCGTGATCTGGCTGCAGGGCTGGCTCAAGCTCTACCCCGGAACCCTGCTGGTGATCTCGCACGATCGGGAATTTCTCGACGACGTCACCACCCATACGCTGCATCTGGAAAACAAGAAGGCCAACCTCTACACCGGCAACTATTCGCAGTTCGAACGCCAGCGTGCCGAACGCCTGTCCTTGCAATCCCAGGCCTTCGCCAAGCAGCAGAAGCAGGTTGCCCACCTGCAGAAGTTCATCAACCGCTTCCGCGCCAGTGCCTCCAAGGCCACGCAGGCGCAGAGCCGCATCAAGGCGCTGGAGCGGATGGAACTGGTGGCCGCGGTGCACGCGGATTCCGAGTTCTCGTTCGAATTCCCCGAACCGGATCGTCTGCCGTCGCCGCTGGTGCGTTTCGACAAGGTTTCCGCCGGTTATGGCGAGAAAGTCATTCTCAGCGGCCTGGACATCCTGGTCGCACCCGGCGAGCGTATCGGACTGCTCGGCCGCAACGGCGCCGGCAAGTCCACGCTGGTGCAGACCATCGCCGGCGCCATCGCACCGCTGGCGGGCGAGGAGGTGCGCGCCACGCATCTGCGCGTCGGTTACTTCGCCCAGCACACCACCGAAAGCCTGGACATGGAAGCCTCGCCGATGGTGCTGTTCCGGCGCATCGCGCCCAAGGTCACCGAGCAGGAAGTCCGCACGTTTCTCGGCGGCTTCAACTTCAAGGGTGATCGCGTCTACGAAGCCGTGGGTCCGTTCTCCGGCGGCGAAAAGGCGCGTCTGGCGCTGGCGATGGTGGTCTATCAGAGCCCGAATCTGCTGTTGCTGGACGAGCCGACCAACCATCTCGACCTGGACATGCGCCACGCGCTCGAAACCGCGCTGATGTCCTTTGCCGGCGCGGTGATGCTGGTCAGCCATGACCGCCACCTGATCACCAGCACCTGCGACACGCTGTGGCTGGTCGACAGCGGAAAATGCACCGGCTTCGACGGCGACCTCGACGACTACGCCAAGTGGCTCAATTCGCACGACCTCAACAAGAAGTCGAAGAAGGGGAAGGGCTAG
- a CDS encoding ABC transporter permease, which yields MSGLANVFRLGVKELWSLVRDPIMLVLIVYTFSVSVYTAATSLPEALHKAPIAIVDEDASPLSRRIASAFYPPHFLAPSIISIDEVDAGMDEGRYTFALDIPPDFQREVLAGRSPAIQLNVDATRMSQAFTGSGYIQEIVLTEIDTFVRRYGDTTPPPVDLALRARFNPNLEESWFGALMEIINNVTMLSIVLAGAALIREREHGTIEHLLVMPVTPGEIMLAKVWSMGAVVLVATALSLTFIVQGALSIPVEGSVSLFLLCAGLHLFATTSMGIFMATLARGMPQFALLMMLTLLPLQMLSGGLTPRESMPQFVQAIMLAAPTTHFVSAAQAILYRGAGFSAVWPQMLAIALIGTLLFLLSLSRFRKTIAQMS from the coding sequence ATGTCGGGCCTCGCCAATGTCTTCCGGCTCGGCGTCAAGGAACTGTGGAGCCTGGTCCGTGACCCGATCATGCTGGTGCTGATCGTCTACACCTTCAGCGTCTCGGTCTATACCGCGGCCACATCGCTGCCCGAGGCCCTGCACAAGGCGCCGATCGCGATCGTCGACGAGGACGCCTCGCCGCTGTCGCGGCGTATCGCCTCGGCATTCTATCCGCCGCACTTCCTGGCCCCCTCGATCATCTCGATCGACGAGGTCGACGCCGGCATGGACGAGGGCCGCTATACCTTCGCGCTCGACATCCCGCCGGATTTTCAGCGCGAGGTTCTGGCCGGCCGTTCTCCGGCGATCCAGCTCAACGTCGATGCCACGCGCATGAGCCAGGCCTTCACCGGCAGCGGCTATATTCAGGAGATCGTGCTGACGGAGATCGACACCTTTGTCCGCCGCTACGGCGATACCACGCCGCCGCCGGTCGATCTTGCGCTGCGTGCCCGCTTCAATCCCAATCTCGAGGAATCCTGGTTCGGCGCGCTGATGGAAATCATCAACAACGTCACGATGCTGTCGATCGTGCTGGCCGGCGCCGCGCTGATCCGCGAGCGCGAACACGGCACCATCGAACATCTGCTGGTGATGCCGGTCACACCCGGTGAGATCATGCTCGCCAAGGTCTGGTCCATGGGTGCGGTGGTGCTTGTGGCCACGGCCCTGTCCCTGACGTTCATCGTGCAGGGCGCACTGAGCATCCCGGTGGAAGGCTCCGTGTCGTTGTTCCTGCTGTGCGCGGGCCTGCATCTTTTCGCCACGACCTCGATGGGCATCTTCATGGCCACCCTGGCACGCGGCATGCCGCAATTCGCCTTGCTGATGATGCTGACGCTGCTGCCCTTGCAGATGCTGTCCGGCGGCCTCACGCCGCGGGAGAGCATGCCGCAGTTCGTGCAGGCGATCATGCTGGCTGCGCCGACCACGCACTTCGTATCCGCTGCGCAGGCGATCCTCTATCGCGGCGCCGGCTTCAGCGCGGTCTGGCCGCAGATGCTCGCGATCGCCCTGATCGGAACGCTGTTGTTCCTGCTTTCGCTGAGCCGCTTCCGCAAGACCATCGCCCAGATGAGCTGA
- the rbbA gene encoding ribosome-associated ATPase/putative transporter RbbA, translated as MSDESARRPVARLAGVGLRYRKTVALDAIDLVVPGGRMVGLIGPDGVGKSSLLALIAGARAVQQGRVEVLGGDMASARHREAVCPNIAYMPQGLGRNLYPTLSVEENLQFFGRLFGHNAAERRRRIDELTAATGLRPFLNRPAGKLSGGMKQKLGLCCSLIHDPELLILDEPTTGVDPLSRKQFWDLIERIRGERPHMSVIVATAYMEEAERFDWLVAINGGRVLATGTPRELHEQTGTRSLEEAFVSLLPESQRGGYEAVVVPPLAESRGQAISIEARDLTMRFGDFTAVDHVSFRIRRGEIFGFLGSNGCGKSTTMKMLTGLLAASEGRASLFGQPVVSGDIATRRRVGYMSQAFSLYSELSVQQNLVLHARLFHVPAAQIGARVEEMLTRFGLVDVRGAMPEALPLGMRQRLSLAVAMVHKPELLILDEPTSGVDPVARDGFWRLMIDLARKDQVTIFISTHFMNEAMRCDRISLMHAGRVLVTDAPADLVRKRGAQSLEQAFIGYLEEAAGAAPSAPAAPEHSRFGGGPARGPRRGFSFGRAYSYAAREALELQRDPVRATLALLGSVILMFVMGYGITMDVENLSFAVLDRDQTGLSRDYALNLSGSRYFVEREPIRDYQDLDRRMRHGEISLAVEIPAGFAQDLSRGRPVQIGAWIDGAMPSRAETVRGYVQGMHQSWLLRVAQTRLGQSAVGAAGIETRFRYNPEVQSLPAMVPAVIPILLLMIPAMLAALSVVREKELGSIINLYVTPVTRAEFLLGKQLPYIALGMLNFLLMTLLAVTVFGVPVKGSFFALALASLIFVTFSTGTGLFASTFTRSQVAAMFLTVIGTMIPAVQFSGMIDPVSSLEGFGRVIGEIYPATHMVTIGRGVFNKALQLRELQSALWPMLCAVPVVLGLSVALLKKQGR; from the coding sequence ATGAGCGACGAGTCCGCGCGCCGGCCGGTCGCCCGGCTGGCCGGCGTCGGCCTGCGCTATCGCAAGACTGTCGCGCTCGACGCGATCGACCTGGTGGTGCCCGGTGGCCGCATGGTCGGCCTGATCGGGCCGGACGGTGTCGGAAAGTCCAGCCTGCTCGCCCTGATCGCCGGCGCGCGGGCGGTGCAGCAGGGACGGGTCGAGGTGCTCGGCGGCGACATGGCCAGCGCCCGCCACCGCGAGGCGGTGTGCCCGAATATCGCCTACATGCCGCAGGGACTGGGCCGGAATCTGTATCCGACGCTGTCGGTGGAGGAGAACCTCCAATTCTTCGGCCGCCTGTTCGGCCACAACGCCGCGGAGCGGCGCCGGCGCATCGACGAATTGACCGCCGCCACCGGGCTGCGCCCCTTCCTGAACCGACCGGCCGGCAAACTCTCCGGCGGCATGAAACAGAAGCTGGGTCTGTGCTGTTCGCTCATCCACGATCCGGAACTGCTGATTCTCGACGAGCCGACCACCGGCGTCGATCCGTTGTCGCGCAAGCAGTTCTGGGACCTGATCGAGCGTATCCGGGGCGAACGGCCGCACATGAGCGTGATCGTCGCCACCGCCTACATGGAAGAGGCGGAGCGCTTCGACTGGCTGGTGGCGATCAATGGCGGCCGCGTGCTCGCCACCGGCACGCCGCGCGAACTGCACGAGCAGACCGGCACGCGATCGCTCGAAGAAGCCTTCGTCTCGCTGTTGCCGGAGTCGCAGCGCGGCGGCTACGAGGCGGTGGTGGTGCCCCCGCTGGCCGAGTCCCGGGGGCAGGCGATTTCGATCGAGGCGCGCGATCTGACGATGCGCTTCGGCGACTTCACGGCGGTCGACCACGTCAGCTTCCGCATCCGCCGCGGCGAGATCTTCGGCTTTCTCGGCTCCAACGGCTGCGGCAAGTCCACCACCATGAAGATGCTGACCGGCCTGCTGGCGGCCAGCGAGGGGCGGGCTTCGCTGTTCGGGCAGCCCGTCGTTTCCGGCGACATCGCGACCCGTCGCCGCGTCGGCTACATGTCGCAGGCCTTTTCGCTGTATTCCGAACTGAGCGTGCAGCAGAACCTGGTGCTGCACGCGCGCCTGTTCCATGTACCGGCCGCGCAGATCGGCGCGCGCGTCGAGGAGATGTTGACGCGCTTCGGGCTGGTGGACGTCCGCGGCGCGATGCCGGAGGCGCTGCCGCTGGGGATGCGGCAACGCCTGTCGCTGGCCGTGGCCATGGTCCACAAGCCCGAATTGCTGATCCTCGACGAGCCGACCTCCGGCGTCGACCCGGTGGCGCGCGACGGTTTCTGGCGGCTGATGATCGATCTGGCACGCAAGGACCAGGTGACGATCTTCATTTCCACGCATTTCATGAACGAGGCGATGCGCTGCGACCGTATCTCGCTGATGCATGCGGGCCGCGTGCTGGTGACGGACGCGCCGGCCGACCTGGTTCGCAAGCGGGGCGCGCAAAGCCTGGAGCAGGCTTTCATCGGCTATCTGGAAGAGGCCGCCGGCGCGGCTCCGTCGGCTCCGGCCGCGCCCGAGCATTCTCGATTCGGCGGCGGGCCGGCGCGTGGTCCGCGCCGGGGATTCAGCTTCGGACGCGCCTACAGCTACGCCGCGCGCGAGGCGCTGGAACTGCAGCGCGATCCGGTCCGCGCGACGCTGGCCCTGCTCGGCAGCGTCATACTGATGTTCGTGATGGGTTACGGCATCACCATGGATGTCGAAAACCTGAGTTTCGCCGTGCTGGATCGCGACCAGACCGGCCTGAGCCGCGACTACGCCTTGAATCTTTCGGGCTCGCGGTATTTCGTGGAGCGTGAACCGATCCGCGACTATCAGGATCTGGATCGACGCATGCGCCACGGTGAAATCTCTCTGGCGGTCGAAATCCCCGCCGGGTTCGCGCAGGACCTCAGTCGCGGCCGGCCGGTGCAGATCGGCGCCTGGATCGACGGCGCCATGCCGTCGCGCGCCGAAACCGTGCGCGGCTATGTGCAGGGGATGCATCAGAGCTGGTTGCTGCGCGTCGCGCAGACCCGGCTCGGGCAGAGCGCCGTCGGGGCGGCCGGTATAGAGACGCGCTTTCGCTACAACCCGGAGGTACAGAGTCTGCCGGCGATGGTGCCGGCGGTGATTCCGATCCTGCTGCTGATGATCCCGGCCATGCTGGCAGCGCTGTCGGTGGTGCGTGAGAAGGAGCTGGGCTCCATCATCAATCTCTACGTGACGCCGGTGACGCGCGCCGAATTCCTGCTCGGCAAGCAGCTGCCGTACATCGCGCTGGGCATGCTCAACTTCCTGTTGATGACCCTGCTCGCCGTCACCGTGTTCGGCGTGCCGGTGAAGGGCAGTTTCTTCGCCCTCGCACTGGCCTCGCTGATCTTCGTTACCTTTTCCACCGGTACCGGCCTGTTCGCCTCCACCTTCACGCGCAGCCAGGTCGCCGCGATGTTCCTGACCGTGATCGGCACCATGATTCCGGCCGTGCAGTTCAGTGGCATGATCGATCCGGTGTCCTCGCTCGAAGGGTTCGGCCGCGTGATCGGCGAAATCTATCCGGCCACTCACATGGTCACCATCGGTCGCGGCGTCTTCAACAAGGCGCTGCAGCTGCGCGAGCTGCAATCGGCGCTGTGGCCGATGCTGTGCGCGGTTCCGGTGGTCCTGGGGCTGTCGGTCGCGTTGTTGAAGAAACAGGGGCGCTGA